A stretch of the Papaver somniferum cultivar HN1 chromosome 6, ASM357369v1, whole genome shotgun sequence genome encodes the following:
- the LOC113291492 gene encoding lysophospholipid acyltransferase LPEAT1-like: MESEMKEVSSKDQILEPIEGSVKDDRPLLKSESNSDQSSSTTTESILELEKKYAAYVRNDVYGTMGRGELPLTEKLLLGFALVSIVPIRIIIGMNLLFFYYFICRFCTLFSVPNRDEGDDEEEEQEDYAHMVGWRRSIIVNYGRFLARVMLFNMGVYWISESYRELLAAESPETESEELERPGTIISNHVSYLDILYHTYSFFPSFVAKLKYLTTL; encoded by the exons ATGGAATCCGAAATGAAAGAAGTTTCATCCAAAGATCAAATTCTTGAACCGATAGAGGGTTCTGTAAAGGATGATCGGCCATTGTTGAAATCGGAATCAAATTCGGATCAATCTTCTTCTACAACAACTGAGAGTATACTGGAGCTTGAGAAGAAATATGCTGCTTATGTTAGAAATGATGTTTATGGGACAATGGGTAGAGGAGAATTGCCTTTGACTGAGAAATTATTGCTTGGGTTTGCTCTTGTGAGTATTGTGCCGATTCGTATTATTATTGGGATGAACTTGTTGTTCTTTTATTACTTTATTTGTCGATTTTGTACTTTGTTTTCTGTTCCAAATCGAGATGAaggtgatgatgaagaagaagaacaggaaGATTATGCTCATATGGTTGGGTGGAGAAGGTCTATTATTGTTAATTATGGTAGATTTCTTGCTAGAGTTATGCTTTTTAACATGGGGGTTTATTGGATTAGCGAATCATATAGGGAGTTGCTTGCGGCGGAGAGTCCTGAGACTGAG TCTGAAGAATTGGAAAGACCTGGAACAATCATATCGAACCATGTTTCGTATTTGGATATTTTGTATCACACATACTCTTTCTTTCCAAGCTT
- the LOC113286183 gene encoding uncharacterized protein LOC113286183, producing the protein MAEVKDTHVVVEIPVDEEHQNLQMVSSINNTMSVIQQHPLMEISQSPGHLLLLKLWQREEDMFGRRVTMKETRMDNLKSEIFQLCCCFYFFIGFFLTLLYTSSINSSHDHHSCKKWWLPSFVSLFTSMVIICLVQMKLYRYWKVSRELQREKTDNRTLTRCIQELRMKGASFDLSKDPHHQNAKRMKSSSVEIKWRPISWFSQYFVTICLVCVSGLIFPVSRFILCV; encoded by the coding sequence ATGGCTGAAGTGAAGGATACACATGTTGTTGTTGAAATCCCAGTAGACGAAGAACATCAAAATCTGCAAATGGTTTCATCAATAAACAACACAATGTCAGTGATTCAACAACACCCATTAATGGAAATCTCTCAAAGCCCAGGCCATCTTTTACTCTTAAAACTCTGGCAAAGAGAAGAAGATATGTTTGGGCGTAGAGTCACCATGAAAGAAACTAGAATGGATAACCTTAAATCAGAAATCTTTCAATTATGttgttgtttttacttttttattgGGTTTTTTCTTACACTTCTTTACACATCTTCAATCAATTCTTCTCATGATCATCATTCTTGTAAGAAATGGTGGTTACCTTCATTCGTATCTTTATTTACTTCAATGGTTATTATTTGTTTAGTACAAATGAAACTTTACAGGTACTGGAAAGTGTCAAGAGAATTACAAAGAGAAAAAACTGATAACAGAACACTTACTAGATGTATTCAAGAATTAAGGATGAAAGGAGCTAgttttgatctatcaaaagatcCTCATCATCAAAATGCTAAAAGGATGAAGAGCTCAAGTGTTGAAATCAAATGGAGACCTATTTCTTGGTTTTCTCAGTATTTTGTTACAATCTGTCTTGTTTGTGTTTCAGGTCTCATCTTCCCTGTTAGCAGATTCATCCTCTGTGTTTGA